One Paracoccaceae bacterium genomic region harbors:
- a CDS encoding electron transfer flavoprotein subunit beta/FixA family protein has protein sequence MKVLVPVKRVIDYNVKVRVKADGTGVDLANVKMSMNPFDEIAVEEAIRLREKGIATEIVVVSVGVKQSQETLRTALAMGADRAILIEAASDVHVDIEPLAVAKLLAAVARDEQPGMILCGKQAIDNDMNATGQMLSALLGWSQATFASEVVVEGDHATVTREVDGGLQVIRVKMPAIVTVDLRLNEPRYASLPNIMKAKKKPLEEKTPADYGVDVSPRLTVLKTVEPAGRKAGVRVGSVDELIAKLKDEAGVI, from the coding sequence ATGAAGGTCCTTGTGCCTGTGAAGCGGGTGATCGACTACAACGTGAAGGTTCGCGTGAAGGCGGACGGAACGGGCGTCGATCTTGCCAATGTGAAGATGTCGATGAACCCGTTTGACGAGATCGCGGTGGAAGAGGCGATCCGCCTGCGCGAGAAGGGCATCGCCACCGAGATCGTGGTGGTCTCGGTCGGCGTGAAGCAGAGCCAGGAAACGCTGCGTACGGCGCTGGCGATGGGTGCGGACCGTGCGATCCTGATCGAGGCGGCATCGGACGTTCATGTCGACATCGAACCCCTTGCCGTGGCCAAGCTGCTGGCGGCGGTGGCCCGGGACGAACAGCCCGGCATGATCCTCTGCGGCAAGCAGGCGATCGACAACGACATGAACGCGACCGGTCAGATGCTGTCCGCGCTGCTGGGCTGGTCGCAGGCGACCTTTGCCAGCGAGGTGGTGGTCGAGGGCGACCATGCCACCGTGACCCGCGAGGTCGACGGCGGGCTTCAGGTGATCCGGGTGAAGATGCCCGCCATCGTGACGGTGGACCTGCGGCTGAACGAGCCGCGCTATGCCTCGCTGCCGAACATCATGAAGGCCAAGAAGAAGCCGCTCGAGGAAAAGACACCGGCCGACTACGGGGTCGATGTCAGCCCGCGGCTGACGGTTCTGAAGACGGTGGAACCGGCGGGCCGCAAGGCCGGGGTGCGCGTGGGTTCGGTGGACGAGCTCATCGCGAAACTGAAAGACGAAGCGGGGGTGATCTGA
- a CDS encoding PTS fructose transporter subunit IIA produces MIGIVIVAHGGLAREYLSAVEHVVGRQKGMVAIAIEEDHDRMRKQGEICDAADAVDQGDGVLIVTDMFGGSPSNLSLPACVGRGRRILYGANLPMLIKLAKSRDLKVDEAVALALDAGRKYINSLDLGTGEAT; encoded by the coding sequence GTGATCGGTATCGTCATCGTGGCCCATGGCGGCCTCGCGCGGGAATACCTGTCCGCCGTCGAACACGTGGTCGGGCGACAGAAGGGCATGGTCGCCATCGCCATCGAGGAAGACCATGACCGTATGCGCAAGCAGGGCGAGATCTGCGATGCCGCCGATGCGGTGGATCAGGGCGACGGCGTGCTGATCGTCACCGACATGTTCGGCGGAAGCCCGTCGAACTTGTCGCTGCCGGCCTGTGTCGGTCGCGGACGGCGCATCCTGTACGGGGCAAACCTGCCGATGCTGATCAAGCTGGCGAAGTCGCGCGACCTGAAGGTCGACGAGGCGGTGGCGCTCGCGCTCGATGCGGGGCGCAAGTACATCAACAGCCTGGACCTCGGGACGGGCGAGGCGACGTGA
- a CDS encoding twin transmembrane helix small protein has protein sequence MFNDPLLIVAIAACLLVLVILMVGVGGFARGGDFNKKHANRIMRYRIYAQAGAVAIILIYVTLRGATGS, from the coding sequence ATGTTCAACGACCCGCTTCTGATCGTCGCCATCGCCGCCTGTCTGCTGGTGCTGGTCATCCTCATGGTCGGCGTGGGCGGGTTCGCCCGGGGCGGCGATTTCAACAAGAAGCACGCGAACCGCATCATGCGGTACCGCATCTATGCGCAGGCGGGGGCGGTGGCGATCATCCTGATCTATGTCACCCTGCGCGGCGCCACGGGGAGCTGA
- a CDS encoding lysophospholipid acyltransferase family protein: MRRLSYAGTFTNPFKANTIRAIEWLTAKITLLRLIRSFERKGAPFGPPFWPAAIAHMGIRIDTPADEIARIPATGPLVVVANHPSGVVDGMVMAEMINRVRSDFKILTRSLLTGIPEVAQFMIPVPFPHEEGAREMGLQMRAETMAHLKQGGVIILFPAGKVAHSDTFFGPAVESEWNVFTHKMVAKSGATILPIKFSGQNSRAYLMANLMSATLRQGLLLHEIKRGLNKAQRPHIGHPIPAAVLRDWPSDPRGFLAWLRAHTLALDAPGGPAAVAPPEAFRRAPGTPPAPAADD; the protein is encoded by the coding sequence ATGCGCCGCCTGTCCTATGCGGGCACGTTCACCAACCCGTTCAAGGCCAACACGATCCGTGCCATCGAGTGGCTGACGGCCAAGATCACGCTGCTGCGCCTGATCCGGTCTTTCGAACGCAAGGGCGCGCCCTTCGGCCCGCCGTTCTGGCCCGCCGCCATCGCCCACATGGGCATCCGCATCGACACGCCGGCGGACGAGATTGCCCGCATCCCGGCCACCGGTCCGCTGGTCGTCGTGGCGAACCATCCGTCGGGGGTGGTCGACGGCATGGTGATGGCGGAAATGATCAACCGCGTCCGGTCGGACTTCAAGATCCTGACCCGGTCGCTGCTGACCGGCATCCCCGAGGTCGCGCAGTTCATGATCCCGGTTCCCTTTCCGCATGAGGAAGGCGCGCGCGAGATGGGCCTGCAGATGCGGGCCGAGACGATGGCGCATCTGAAGCAGGGCGGGGTCATCATCCTGTTTCCGGCGGGCAAGGTGGCGCATTCCGACACGTTCTTCGGCCCGGCGGTGGAATCCGAATGGAATGTCTTCACGCACAAGATGGTGGCAAAGTCCGGTGCCACGATCCTGCCGATCAAGTTTTCCGGCCAGAACAGCCGGGCCTACCTGATGGCCAACCTGATGTCGGCGACGCTGCGGCAGGGCCTGTTGCTGCATGAGATCAAGCGCGGGCTGAACAAGGCGCAGCGGCCCCATATCGGCCATCCGATCCCGGCCGCGGTGCTGAGGGACTGGCCAAGCGATCCGCGCGGCTTCCTGGCCTGGCTGCGGGCCCATACGCTGGCACTGGACGCGCCCGGCGGGCCTGCGGCGGTTGCCCCGCCCGAGGCGTTCCGGCGCGCGCCGGGCACGCCGCCGGCCCCCGCGGCGGACGACTGA
- a CDS encoding FAD-binding protein: MAVLLIADVNDGQLATDSVAKALTAVSGLGEVHVLVAGQGGDAAAAEAAGLSGVAKVLFADDHVFCHGLAEPVAALVVSLAGGYSHIAAASGAFSKSVLPRVAALLDVMVISEVTAVIDADTFERPIYAGNAIQTVKSSDPVKVMTIRTATFQAAGTGGAAPVEAVATGADGSLSSWVEDRVAASDRPELTSAGIVVSGGRGVGSEADFALIERLADKLGAAVGASRAAVDSGYAPNDWQVGQTGKVVAPQLYVAVGISGAIQHLAGMKDSKVIVAINKDEEAPIFQVADYGLVGDLFTVVPEMIEKL, from the coding sequence ATGGCCGTTCTTCTGATTGCGGATGTGAACGACGGGCAGCTTGCGACCGATTCCGTGGCCAAGGCGCTGACGGCCGTGTCGGGACTGGGCGAGGTGCATGTGCTGGTCGCCGGACAGGGCGGCGACGCGGCGGCGGCCGAGGCTGCGGGCCTGTCGGGCGTGGCCAAGGTGCTGTTCGCGGACGACCACGTGTTCTGCCACGGTCTGGCCGAGCCGGTTGCGGCCCTGGTCGTGTCGCTTGCGGGCGGCTATTCGCATATCGCGGCGGCATCGGGCGCCTTCTCGAAAAGCGTGCTGCCGCGGGTGGCGGCGCTGCTGGATGTGATGGTGATCTCGGAGGTGACGGCCGTCATCGACGCCGACACGTTCGAACGGCCGATCTATGCGGGCAACGCGATCCAGACGGTCAAGTCGTCGGACCCGGTCAAGGTGATGACGATCCGCACGGCAACCTTCCAGGCCGCCGGGACGGGTGGCGCCGCGCCGGTCGAGGCGGTGGCAACCGGCGCTGACGGTTCGCTGTCGTCCTGGGTCGAGGATCGCGTGGCGGCCAGCGACCGCCCCGAGCTGACCAGTGCGGGCATTGTGGTTTCGGGCGGCCGCGGCGTGGGTTCCGAGGCCGATTTCGCGCTGATCGAGCGGCTGGCGGACAAGCTCGGTGCCGCCGTGGGCGCGTCGCGCGCGGCGGTCGATTCGGGCTATGCGCCGAACGACTGGCAGGTGGGCCAGACCGGCAAGGTCGTGGCGCCGCAGCTCTATGTGGCGGTTGGCATCTCGGGCGCGATCCAGCACCTGGCGGGGATGAAGGATTCCAAGGTGATCGTGGCGATCAACAAGGACGAGGAGGCACCGATCTTCCAGGTCGCCGACTATGGCCTTGTGGGCGACCTGTTCACCGTCGTGCCCGAGATGATCGAAAAGCTGTAG
- a CDS encoding SDR family NAD(P)-dependent oxidoreductase, which produces MTQRTLLITGCSSGIGLDAARGMAARGWRVYATCRAEADCERLRAEGLESFRLDYADPGSIAAAMAEVAARGGRLDALFNNGAFACPGAVEDLPTDALRAIFETNLFGWHDLTRRAIAVMRAQGGGRIVQCSSVLGFVALKWRGAYVATKHALEGLTDVMRLEMAGTGIEVILIEPGPIATKIRENAIPHFERWIDWRGSARSAEYASLLDRLYKPALKKDRFELPPAAVTAKLVHALESARPRARYYVTTPTYLMGALRRLLPTRALDWVARQG; this is translated from the coding sequence ATGACACAGCGTACCCTTCTGATCACCGGATGTTCCTCTGGCATCGGCCTTGATGCGGCGCGCGGGATGGCGGCGCGCGGCTGGCGCGTCTATGCCACCTGCCGGGCCGAGGCCGATTGCGAGAGGCTGCGGGCCGAGGGTCTGGAGAGTTTCCGGCTGGACTATGCCGACCCCGGCAGCATCGCCGCCGCGATGGCCGAGGTGGCGGCGCGCGGCGGCCGGCTGGACGCGCTGTTCAACAACGGCGCCTTTGCCTGCCCCGGCGCGGTGGAGGACCTGCCCACCGACGCCCTGCGCGCGATCTTCGAGACCAATCTCTTCGGCTGGCACGACCTGACACGGCGGGCCATCGCGGTGATGCGGGCGCAGGGGGGCGGCCGGATCGTGCAGTGTTCCTCGGTCCTGGGCTTCGTGGCGCTGAAATGGCGGGGCGCCTATGTGGCGACCAAGCACGCGCTCGAGGGGCTGACCGACGTGATGCGCCTGGAAATGGCGGGCACGGGCATCGAGGTGATCCTGATCGAGCCCGGCCCGATCGCCACGAAGATCCGCGAGAACGCGATCCCGCATTTCGAACGCTGGATCGACTGGCGCGGCTCGGCCCGATCGGCGGAATACGCCAGCCTTCTGGACCGGCTCTACAAGCCCGCGCTGAAGAAGGACCGGTTCGAACTGCCGCCCGCCGCCGTGACCGCGAAACTGGTCCATGCGCTCGAATCCGCGCGGCCGCGCGCGCGCTACTACGTGACCACGCCCACGTACCTGATGGGCGCGCTGCGCCGCCTGTTGCCGACCCGCGCGCTCGACTGGGTGGCGCGACAAGGCTGA
- a CDS encoding SH3 domain-containing protein — protein MVRLLSLLAAAMFLVLLIGGRDHGQARFGLAGHYAPEAYADLPPARPAPAAVPAARAPEPAPGRLAASLTPASFTPATPPAATPPAAAPAATAPTADPLPLRYVSANAVNVRQGPSTTEPVIGRLTRNEAVTVVENPENGWVLIKIEGDGIQGYVAERLLSKPQP, from the coding sequence ATGGTCAGACTGCTCAGCCTTCTCGCCGCCGCGATGTTCCTGGTCCTGCTGATCGGGGGCCGCGACCACGGCCAGGCGCGCTTCGGCCTGGCCGGGCATTACGCCCCCGAGGCCTATGCCGACCTGCCCCCCGCACGCCCCGCCCCCGCCGCCGTCCCCGCAGCCCGCGCCCCCGAACCGGCGCCCGGCCGCCTCGCCGCAAGCCTCACCCCCGCAAGCTTCACCCCCGCCACACCGCCCGCCGCCACACCCCCGGCAGCCGCACCCGCCGCCACCGCGCCCACCGCCGACCCCCTCCCCCTCCGCTACGTCTCCGCAAACGCCGTCAACGTCCGCCAGGGACCCTCCACCACCGAACCCGTCATCGGACGCCTCACACGAAACGAGGCCGTAACCGTCGTCGAAAACCCCGAAAACGGATGGGTCCTCATCAAGATCGAAGGCGACGGAATCCAGGGATACGTCGCTGAAAGACTCCTCTCAAAGCCACAGCCGTGA
- a CDS encoding HPr family phosphocarrier protein, whose amino-acid sequence MTVLRLQIVNEKGLHARASAKFVEVVERHDAQAQVSKDGMTVSGDSIMGLLMLGAARGTAIEVVTTGPEAETLAEALTALVANRFGEDY is encoded by the coding sequence GTGACGGTGCTGCGGCTTCAGATCGTGAACGAGAAGGGGCTGCATGCGCGCGCCTCGGCCAAGTTCGTCGAGGTGGTGGAACGCCATGACGCGCAGGCGCAGGTGTCGAAGGACGGCATGACGGTGTCGGGCGATTCGATCATGGGGCTGCTGATGCTGGGCGCCGCGCGGGGCACGGCGATCGAGGTGGTCACCACCGGGCCCGAGGCCGAGACGCTGGCCGAGGCGCTGACCGCGCTCGTTGCCAACCGCTTCGGTGAGGATTACTAG
- the rapZ gene encoding RNase adapter RapZ — MDQTEHRIVLVTGPSGAGRSTAIHALEDMGYEVIDNLPLSLVPRLMDGPPLDRPVALGLDVRNRDFAASAIIELIDRLTRDPRVTVEVLYLDCAASELVRRYSQTRRRHPMALSDTPEDGIAREVDLLAPIRVRADHLIDTTEMSPHDLKADLGRWFGADAGPRLTVSLQSFSYKRGLPRGLDMVFDCRFLSNPHWLPALRDLDGRDAPVAEHVKADPRFPAFFEKLADMVQFLLPAQLEEGKAHLSIGFGCTGGQHRSVMMVETLAYRLAETGWPVSKRHRELERRAVAHPPTQTG; from the coding sequence GTGGACCAGACAGAACACCGCATCGTCCTTGTCACCGGCCCCTCCGGCGCCGGGCGGTCCACCGCGATTCACGCGCTGGAGGACATGGGATACGAGGTCATCGACAACCTGCCCCTGAGCCTGGTTCCGCGCCTGATGGACGGGCCACCGCTCGACCGGCCCGTGGCATTGGGGCTCGACGTGCGCAACCGCGATTTCGCGGCCTCGGCGATCATCGAACTGATCGACCGGCTGACGCGCGATCCCCGCGTGACGGTCGAGGTGCTGTATCTCGACTGCGCCGCGAGCGAGCTTGTCCGCCGCTACAGCCAGACGCGCCGCCGTCATCCCATGGCACTGTCGGACACGCCGGAGGACGGCATCGCGCGCGAGGTCGACCTGCTGGCGCCGATCCGGGTGCGCGCCGACCACCTGATCGACACCACCGAGATGTCGCCGCACGACCTGAAGGCCGACCTCGGCCGCTGGTTCGGGGCCGATGCCGGGCCGCGCCTGACGGTGTCGCTGCAGTCATTCTCGTACAAGCGGGGTCTGCCGCGCGGGCTGGACATGGTGTTCGACTGCCGTTTCCTGTCGAATCCGCACTGGCTGCCCGCGCTGCGCGATCTGGACGGCCGGGATGCGCCCGTTGCCGAACATGTGAAAGCCGACCCCCGGTTCCCCGCATTCTTCGAGAAGCTCGCCGATATGGTGCAATTCCTTCTGCCCGCACAACTGGAGGAAGGAAAGGCGCATCTGTCCATCGGTTTCGGATGCACCGGAGGGCAACACCGCTCGGTGATGATGGTCGAAACACTGGCCTATCGGCTTGCAGAGACGGGCTGGCCGGTGTCAAAACGGCACCGTGAACTCGAACGCAGGGCGGTTGCCCACCCCCCCACGCAGACAGGATGA
- a CDS encoding cob(I)yrinic acid a,c-diamide adenosyltransferase, with the protein MVVLSKIYTKTGDAGETALGNGARVAKHSLRVQAYGTVDETNATIGLARLHAPAEMDAGLARISNDLFDLGADLCTPDRHLDETRPYTPLRMIDGQVARLESEIDAWNDPARLKPLKSFILPGGTALAAHLHLCRTVCRRAERLVVELATVEDVNPEAVRYLNRLSDWFFVAGRIANDEGRADVLWVPGLTR; encoded by the coding sequence ATGGTCGTCCTGTCGAAAATCTACACCAAGACCGGCGATGCCGGGGAAACCGCCCTGGGCAACGGCGCCCGGGTGGCGAAGCATTCGCTGCGGGTGCAGGCCTATGGCACGGTGGACGAGACGAACGCCACCATCGGCCTTGCCCGCCTGCATGCGCCGGCCGAGATGGATGCGGGCCTCGCGCGCATCTCGAACGACCTGTTCGACCTGGGCGCCGACCTCTGCACCCCCGACCGGCACCTGGACGAGACGCGCCCCTACACGCCGCTGCGGATGATCGATGGCCAGGTGGCGCGCCTGGAATCCGAGATCGACGCCTGGAACGATCCGGCACGGCTGAAGCCGTTGAAAAGCTTCATCCTGCCGGGCGGAACGGCACTGGCGGCGCATCTGCACCTGTGCCGCACGGTCTGCCGGCGGGCCGAGCGGCTGGTGGTGGAACTGGCCACGGTCGAGGACGTGAACCCCGAGGCGGTGCGCTACCTGAACCGCCTGTCGGACTGGTTCTTCGTCGCCGGGCGCATCGCCAACGACGAGGGCCGCGCCGACGTGTTGTGGGTGCCGGGCCTGACGCGATAG
- a CDS encoding 3-hydroxybutyryl-CoA dehydrogenase, whose protein sequence is MDIRSVGVVGAGQMGNGIAHVFALSGYEVTLTDVNAEVLQKAVATIDRNLERQVARGKVSAEDKAAAMARIRTTMDLADLGPLDLIIEAATENEAVKQKIFDALAPHLGPQTILTSNTSSISITRLASRTDRPERFMGFHFMNPVPVMQLVELIRGIATDAPTYQTLLAVVAKLGKTAASAEDFPAFIVNRILMPMINEAVYTLYEGVGSVLSIDQSLKLGANHPMGPLELADFIGLDTCLAIMNVLHDGLADTKYRPCPLLTKYVEAGWLGRKTGRGFYDYRGDVPVPTR, encoded by the coding sequence ATGGACATCAGAAGCGTGGGCGTGGTGGGCGCGGGCCAGATGGGCAACGGCATCGCCCATGTCTTTGCCCTGTCGGGCTATGAGGTCACGCTGACCGATGTGAACGCCGAGGTGCTGCAAAAGGCCGTGGCCACCATCGACCGCAATCTCGAACGCCAGGTCGCGCGCGGCAAGGTTTCGGCCGAGGACAAGGCCGCCGCCATGGCGCGCATCCGCACCACGATGGATCTGGCCGACCTCGGCCCGCTCGACCTGATCATCGAGGCGGCGACCGAGAACGAGGCGGTCAAGCAGAAGATCTTCGACGCCCTGGCGCCGCATCTGGGGCCGCAGACCATCCTGACCTCGAACACCTCGTCGATCTCGATCACCCGCCTCGCCAGCCGCACCGACCGGCCCGAGCGGTTCATGGGGTTCCATTTCATGAACCCGGTCCCGGTTATGCAGCTGGTCGAGCTGATCCGCGGCATCGCGACCGATGCCCCGACCTACCAGACGCTGCTGGCCGTGGTCGCCAAGCTGGGCAAGACGGCCGCCAGCGCCGAGGATTTCCCCGCCTTCATCGTCAACCGCATCCTGATGCCGATGATCAACGAGGCGGTCTATACGCTGTATGAAGGCGTCGGCTCGGTGCTGTCGATCGACCAGAGCCTGAAACTGGGCGCCAATCACCCGATGGGGCCGCTGGAACTGGCCGATTTCATCGGGCTCGATACCTGCCTTGCCATCATGAACGTGCTGCACGACGGCCTTGCCGACACCAAGTACCGCCCCTGTCCGCTGCTGACGAAATATGTCGAGGCCGGCTGGCTGGGCCGCAAGACCGGGCGGGGCTTCTACGACTATCGCGGCGACGTGCCGGTGCCGACGCGCTGA